A stretch of DNA from Cryptomeria japonica chromosome 4, Sugi_1.0, whole genome shotgun sequence:
AATGGGCAAGCAAAATgagaatttcactcctaacccttccaaagggtccagagcgaaattcatcaaaatCACTATTCCCCCTTTGTGTCAGGATAGgattttgattcctaaggcatgaaaagactggaaggaggttatttaagccttgcaagatAAATTGAAAGTGAAgaagatggaggaataagcctaaaacaggaatttcgctcctgacccttctagagggtccagagcgaaattctcaatttcactcAAATTGCTCATGATAGAGGTCAAGGCGTGGATCCCTGGGCTCTGGAGGGAGGAAAACTAGTGTGTGCTTGCCTTGGAAGGTATTTTGGAGTGGAAAAAtgatagattttgtcctaaaaggtgaatttcactcctgacccttccagagggtccagagcgaaattcttaaaagcCTCTCTTTTGCCCCAAATTTGCATCAAGATTGATGTTGGTTGAGAATAAGAGcgtccttgggcatgtatctaagcaagtacagttgcaaagtgagaacaatttgagccaggaatgcaaatttcgctcttgacccttctagaggatccaaggcgaaattcttataaggcctgtccctggggagagtattgagcaagcttcattttaacatcttcttgttgatgatttaaggtagaaaatgctatgttgaaatgaatttattgtatgtccttaatcatcttttggtttgcttTGCAGAGGAAAGAAGACCAGATCGAGGACGACcacttccagtccagcatcatcaaggaccaacatttgaaggaaagtacaccatccatcctgcacatcaaagacaaaggaggttaaagcaagggtccgttagagaagcagatagtttcagaagagttaattaaagttagcttctcaacatcaccaaattgagcatcaaccaagtgtcaaacaaggtggcgtcccagtcatcactcctctagtTGGATTGGTCCATcttagcgtgtccagattcaatgtacctgactcctcaaaaatggcacaaacttcgatgtacctacctcggttatccattggtcgaatattccagagaagacatgtgtccaaataatgcaattatttcattggctagaattgagtttgttgtaacaaaccctaattagagttttcattgttaaatcttggccattgatctcaaattgatctgagccatcgaattgtattaagggcgctatataagccctggctcctcatttgtaaaggataataatagttagtcagtagttagaaggtgaatagttagaaatagtgaatagtcagttgatagaatagcaattagagtagaatagaaagagaaggcaaagattgttgccaagatgttgttgtaaaagacttgtaaaacttcattgaagaaatggtgaaatctatgggtcgattcaacaatttacatggtctctatacttctcagatttgatttcatgttattagatgagtggaagaaatgtgtttgattgatggtgaaattcgtatatccatactactagcagtttgttgattgcagacttgccttgtgtagtcaattggaatcattcagtttaagcttcacttcaattgtcgcttcttcactgatatgcatcaacctgacggtgtctatgcttgtagcgatgatctgaacatcataaagttttcctccgaagattgcactaaccttgtggagatggtcctgggatgtcgaagcaagacttagttagaatttcatcaaaggttattcattgctcctacattcttagcatcagaattagatcctttcctcgccctcatccttttcctttttttttcaaaatctagactaGTGAAATCCTATGTTCTagtaatattcaaagcaaatcagacgttcagtcgtcaagtgtaagtccccttgtgattccagcaaaatcacatcgtactgCATAGAGCTTATCcatgagtagagatcctacatacaagaaccttggagttgcctcgactgatccttcggcgatatcttcagcagtcgggaaactttgctgaagagaggataaggtacctttaggtattttattctgtgtttggttgtgtacaaaatacacatcaacactatCCTAATATTCTCACTCTTGCAGTCTTTCTCATATTTTAGTGATTTCTTAGGGTGTGGGTGGAgcccataataataataatataatttagaaATTTTTGGTTGGCCTAAAGCTGTACTTGGAAGGAAACGAGATGCCAATTGATACACTTGGTCACTATGCTAAATGCCATGTATTTTTGCAGTGAGTAGGAATGAGATCATCACCACATTGCTTATTTACATATCTGTCATCTAAATATTCTGGACATTCTGTATTTAGTATTTCATACCTACATAGCACATATTATATTTCATTCTCAAATAAGCTTGTGCTCCTACTGAATGGAATATTGTTGAATCAGGTCATCGCAGGAAGGTTTCATTATATTACTAGTtaattacattaaaataatatCTTTTACAGCCAATGGCAAACATGCTTACTTCCAATGTTGCACAGGAAAAGAAAAAAAGAGCATAGGGGTACAGGATTTCATTTCTCACATTAGATTGTATTACTGAACAAAATATTGTTCAATCAGGTCCTACCAACAGATTTCGTTATATTAGTAGTTTAGTACATAAACATACCTTTTTCAGACAATAGCAAACATGCTTTCTTTGATATTGCACAGGTGTGAGAAACCCCTGATCAAAACAGCAAAAAAATGGGCATAGGGATATGGGTTCCACATTTACCACTTACAAGCTACACTTGATATTGTTAAGAACAATATCCTTGACCTAGTTCTTATTTATACTGGGGAAACACCATAGAATATTGGTTTCCTAACCTGTCAAAAACATGTTTCTGTTATAACATTAAGCATTCCCAGAAGACCAAGATTAAATGAAGTGAGGAAATTGTTAAGAGGGCATTTGCTTGTTTTGTTCAACAGTCTATGTCCATGCCATTGAAAATAAAAAGGTTCTTGGCTGACTATAATGCTATTGAAATTCTTGAAGAATATTTAAAAATCACATCTTCATGAATTATTTCACCTAAACAATTATCAAAAACTTATTTTAAGATTTGAGTAAGAAAATTACTCAGGAGCATGATAGCCAAACGTTCCCAGCACTCTTGTTGAATGAAGGCGAGCAGCCATGTCAGGGGCTTGATTAGAAAGATTGAAATCGGCAATTTTTGCTTTGAAGTCATCAAAAAGTAAAACATTGCTAGATCTAATATCTCGATGAATAATATGAGGTTGAGCTTTCTCATGAAGATATTCAAGACCCTTTGCTGCACCTACAGCAATTTTCACTCGTTGCATCCAATCAAGAACTGGACCTGGTTGGGCCCCTTGCACCCCTTTCCGTCCTACATTTGACACAAATTGGAACCTTAAGTGAATAGAAGTATAATTTAAAAACAAGAatgatcaaaacaataaaaaaaaatttgcctgaaacataaataaaaatcaaattcatctaCTACAATCATACCATGTAAAATATCATGTAAGGAGCCCATTGTTGCAAATTCGTAAGCTAGCACACGGATGTTTCCCTCAACACAGTATCCTACCAACTCGACTACGTGCTCATGCTTCAACCTTGAGACCATTGAAACCTATATACATAAAGCAGAAATGTTGGAAAAGTTACGATAGGACTTTAGATATACAGTTAACCAAACCTGAAAAGTAGCCATCAGTAAAAGAATAtaaaaagaaatcaacaaattcttcaCATGGCACATAACAAAACAAATACTAAATTGTGAATAGTATGattattgtcaaaaaaaaatgGTATACTCTAACAGTACTGTCCTTGATACCTGTGCTAAAAATTCTGGGTTTGCCTCTGGCTGACTGCTGACATCTAATTTCTTAATTGCTGCAGCTGAACCATTGCTTAATGTTGCATAGTATACTCTTCCATAGGACCCTTCTCCAATCAAAGATTTTGGACCAAAGTTGTCTGTTGCTTCCTTTAACTCTTCTAGAGATAGAGCAGGTGCTTCAATAGGAGGTATTTTCTGTGGAGTGTCATTCTTTGTTCCCTCGGATGCTTTAGAATTGCCCTGGTTTCCTGGAATGTGATACACAACAAAGTTATTTTGTTATTCTGAATGACCTGTTGAGTATGCTATTATCGAACTATCAAGTACTAGAGTCATAATGAATTATCCTAACCACTAGTTAGCCATAAATCATACACTGCTTGCATATTCAGGTTCACAATTTACTTTTGCATGTACAAATTATTTGATAGGGTAATAAATTAAGTTTGTAACTTTGTACTATTAAGGCATTTTGCCTTTCAAATGCCTTATACTCACTGGATGGTATACAATTTTATTACAAATTGCTAGATTAAAAAATGAACTGAAGCAAACCAAAACCTAGTGCAAGAAACTTGATCAGataaaactattctagcaatgacaGGGAATCAAATAGCTATATAGGGTTAGTTATCACAAGTGAAATGCAAATACTCAAGAAGCAATATGGTATTAAGAGTGCTTACAATACTATAAATGAATTACAAACTAGAGTTTGATCTCATAAGAGAAATGCAAATGCTCAAGAAGCAAAACAGTATTCTGAGTGCTCACAATAGCATAGCTGAATGACAAGCTAGAGTGGATATGTATATAGGAGAGTGGGGATGCAagatcaaccaatgagaaaattaacTTGAACTACCCAAAACTAGGTGAGAGGAAGATACATAACTATCCAGTAAGTAAaattaaaaacctacactaacacccccttaagtgtagcttaggtggATGAAAAGATGAGTCCTAGCAAATGAAGCCAACCCATTTGCAAAAATACAAATTGTTGTGGCTTGATTGGCAATGTATTctcattttaaaattttatttccaaAGGTCCCCTGGGTCTTCCATTTGTAGTGGGTTGTTCTTTAGGAGTGGCCTAGAA
This window harbors:
- the LOC131069020 gene encoding PTI1-like tyrosine-protein kinase 1 isoform X1; this encodes MSRKSKMRRWLCCACSVDDAPEQPENQYLNATKPFPNGNQGNSKASEGTKNDTPQKIPPIEAPALSLEELKEATDNFGPKSLIGEGSYGRVYYATLSNGSAAAIKKLDVSSQPEANPEFLAQVSMVSRLKHEHVVELVGYCVEGNIRVLAYEFATMGSLHDILHGRKGVQGAQPGPVLDWMQRVKIAVGAAKGLEYLHEKAQPHIIHRDIRSSNVLLFDDFKAKIADFNLSNQAPDMAARLHSTRVLGTFGYHAPEYAMTGQLTQKSDVYSFGVVLLELLTGRKPVDHTMPRGQQSLVTWATPRLSEDKVKQCVDPKLKGEYPSKSVAKLAAVAALCVQYEADFRPNMSIVVKALQPLLNPKPAAPAPEA
- the LOC131069020 gene encoding PTI1-like tyrosine-protein kinase 1 isoform X2 → MRRWLCCACSVDDAPEQPENQYLNATKPFPNGNQGNSKASEGTKNDTPQKIPPIEAPALSLEELKEATDNFGPKSLIGEGSYGRVYYATLSNGSAAAIKKLDVSSQPEANPEFLAQVSMVSRLKHEHVVELVGYCVEGNIRVLAYEFATMGSLHDILHGRKGVQGAQPGPVLDWMQRVKIAVGAAKGLEYLHEKAQPHIIHRDIRSSNVLLFDDFKAKIADFNLSNQAPDMAARLHSTRVLGTFGYHAPEYAMTGQLTQKSDVYSFGVVLLELLTGRKPVDHTMPRGQQSLVTWATPRLSEDKVKQCVDPKLKGEYPSKSVAKLAAVAALCVQYEADFRPNMSIVVKALQPLLNPKPAAPAPEA